A part of Mycolicibacterium sp. TUM20985 genomic DNA contains:
- a CDS encoding ATP synthase subunit B family protein produces the protein MDSLLHFAGNFWWLIFPLGGVIGGGVRAVTAANERRAERRLERYRIKQQTKIAVAEASGRGKVDEAAARREASKVLQRHDSTDARWLDYEVDVAKLLDFPLMTDMREPLTAEFHRARSRADLLRPASAEELTGDRDALLDYRDAVHAYVTAFDVAEAEAIRRRRSDFSTEAQERLERAQRLLRVASDEAATADERRNAYSKAQRELDGLIVLPAVTRAGIERGIAGEIEA, from the coding sequence GTGGACTCGTTGTTGCACTTCGCCGGAAACTTCTGGTGGCTGATCTTCCCCTTGGGCGGTGTGATCGGCGGTGGCGTCAGGGCCGTCACTGCGGCCAATGAACGACGCGCCGAGCGCCGCCTCGAGCGCTACCGGATAAAGCAGCAGACCAAGATCGCCGTCGCGGAGGCGTCGGGGCGCGGGAAGGTCGATGAAGCCGCGGCCCGCCGCGAGGCGAGCAAGGTGCTGCAGCGCCATGACAGCACTGATGCCCGGTGGCTGGACTACGAGGTCGACGTGGCGAAGTTGCTCGACTTTCCGCTGATGACCGACATGCGCGAGCCGCTCACCGCGGAGTTCCACCGGGCCCGCAGCCGCGCCGACCTGTTGCGTCCCGCCAGCGCCGAGGAGCTCACCGGCGACCGCGATGCCCTACTCGACTACCGCGACGCCGTGCACGCCTACGTCACGGCGTTCGACGTCGCCGAGGCCGAGGCGATCCGACGGCGCCGCAGCGACTTCTCCACCGAGGCACAGGAACGGCTGGAGCGGGCGCAGCGGCTGCTTCGGGTGGCGTCCGACGAGGCCGCGACGGCCGACGAGCGCCGGAACGCCTATTCGAAGGCACAGCGCGAGCTGGATGGGTTGATCGTGTTGCCCGCCGTCACGCGGGCGGGAATCGAACGGGGTATCGCCGGCGAGATCGAGGCTTGA
- a CDS encoding ADP-ribosylglycohydrolase family protein, translating into MTSTTAQVDRAYGVLLGTAAGDALGAPYEFQPARGPEKTVAMVGGGAFGWEPGEWTDDTSMAIAIAEVAAAGADLRDESAQDAIVERWYGWSRASKDVGIQTRSVLDYVGTQRGWSLPARYAALQMHERSGRTGGNGALMRTAPVALAYLHDEDALVTAAREISALTHYEPDAGEACVLWCCAIRHAVLTGELDVRVGLSHLDAKSRDTWSHRLAEAEASSPAEIENNGWVVAALQAAWCAIHTTNTAQGPPAEHLTRGLDAAVRAGDDTDTVAAIAGGLLGAAYGASAVPSAWRRLLHGWPGLRARDLVALTNRIIRADCDFPRPEGPVIVKRHPYDDDVRLIDREGAEANQNLDFVLSDTVDLIDRLRREGRIVLVHCHGAHSRTPTVGALYGTRVGTVSADEALADVLSTLPTANPNPGFRAALKRLAPRGLPR; encoded by the coding sequence ATGACATCAACCACGGCTCAGGTCGACAGGGCCTACGGCGTATTGCTCGGCACTGCGGCCGGTGACGCCCTGGGCGCACCGTACGAATTCCAGCCGGCGAGGGGCCCCGAGAAGACCGTGGCCATGGTCGGCGGCGGTGCCTTCGGGTGGGAGCCCGGCGAGTGGACCGACGACACGTCGATGGCCATCGCGATCGCCGAGGTCGCCGCCGCGGGCGCGGACCTGCGCGACGAGTCGGCGCAGGACGCCATCGTCGAGCGCTGGTACGGGTGGTCGCGGGCCTCGAAGGACGTCGGAATCCAGACGCGCTCCGTACTCGACTACGTTGGGACACAGCGAGGTTGGTCCCTACCCGCCAGGTACGCCGCCCTCCAGATGCACGAGCGCAGTGGCCGTACCGGAGGCAATGGCGCCTTGATGCGCACCGCGCCCGTCGCATTGGCCTACCTTCACGACGAGGATGCGCTCGTCACCGCCGCCCGCGAGATCAGCGCGCTGACGCATTACGAGCCAGATGCGGGCGAGGCGTGCGTGTTGTGGTGCTGCGCCATTCGCCACGCGGTGCTCACCGGCGAGTTGGACGTGCGGGTCGGACTGTCTCATCTGGACGCGAAGAGCCGCGACACGTGGTCCCATCGACTGGCGGAGGCGGAGGCGTCGAGCCCGGCGGAGATCGAGAACAACGGCTGGGTCGTCGCCGCGCTGCAGGCAGCCTGGTGCGCGATCCACACGACGAACACTGCGCAGGGCCCGCCGGCCGAGCACCTGACCCGCGGACTCGATGCTGCGGTGCGGGCCGGCGACGACACCGACACCGTGGCCGCCATCGCAGGCGGTCTCCTCGGCGCGGCGTACGGCGCCTCGGCGGTTCCCAGCGCATGGCGGCGGCTGCTGCATGGCTGGCCCGGCCTTCGAGCACGCGACCTGGTTGCGCTCACCAATCGAATCATCAGGGCGGACTGCGACTTTCCGCGTCCGGAGGGGCCGGTAATCGTGAAACGGCATCCGTACGACGACGACGTGCGGCTGATCGATCGGGAGGGCGCCGAGGCGAACCAGAACCTGGACTTCGTCCTGAGCGACACCGTCGATCTAATAGACCGGCTGCGGCGTGAGGGTCGAATCGTCCTGGTGCACTGTCACGGCGCCCACAGCCGGACGCCGACCGTCGGCGCGCTGTATGGCACCCGGGTCGGCACCGTCAGCGCGGACGAGGCGCTGGCGGACGTGTTAAGCACCTTGCCCACGGCGAATCCGAATCCTGGGTTTCGCGCGGCGCTGAAGCGTCTCGCACCCCGGGGCCTGCCACGTTGA
- a CDS encoding NUDIX hydrolase, whose amino-acid sequence MRNNELNKRYNEGTTRILTDYPRPSVAVDTALLVLDPTGAELLVLQVRRNDDIGWALPGTFLHPGERLADAVDRALRTKAGVRGLRPRQLHVFDDPDRDDRGWVLSVAHLAVVRSERISMRLPDRTRLMPTTQPGRLPHDHGGIVARAVDDLRTRYVTGPDPDRLLGTEFTLRQLRLAHEAVMGEALQRDRFRRIMAPQLETTGQYVAAGRGRPAELFRGRPS is encoded by the coding sequence TTGCGCAATAATGAGCTAAATAAACGATACAACGAAGGGACGACAAGAATTCTCACCGACTACCCCCGCCCGTCGGTTGCCGTCGACACCGCCCTGCTCGTCCTGGACCCGACCGGCGCGGAACTGCTTGTGCTGCAGGTGCGGCGCAACGACGACATCGGTTGGGCGTTGCCGGGCACGTTCCTTCATCCGGGGGAGCGCCTCGCCGACGCGGTCGATCGAGCGTTGCGCACCAAGGCCGGCGTACGCGGACTGCGGCCGCGGCAACTGCACGTGTTCGACGACCCCGACCGCGATGATCGCGGCTGGGTGCTCTCGGTGGCGCACCTCGCCGTCGTCCGCTCCGAACGCATCTCGATGCGCCTTCCCGATCGCACCCGGCTGATGCCGACGACCCAGCCAGGCCGACTGCCCCATGACCATGGCGGCATCGTCGCCCGCGCGGTCGACGATCTTCGGACGCGCTACGTCACCGGCCCGGATCCCGACCGGCTGCTTGGTACCGAATTCACGCTGCGCCAACTACGGCTGGCGCACGAGGCCGTGATGGGAGAGGCACTGCAGCGAGACCGGTTTCGGCGCATCATGGCACCCCAGCTCGAGACCACCGGTCAATACGTCGCCGCTGGCAGGGGCCGCCCCGCCGAGCTGTTCCGCGGCCGCCCAAGCTAG
- a CDS encoding acetyl-coenzyme A carboxylase carboxyl transferase subunits beta/alpha: MSRIGAMALRDAVLDEGSFVSWDVTPLDVDADARYRRELAAARAATGLDESVLTGEGTVYGRRIAVIASEFDFLAGSIGVAAAERITAAVERATAERLPLVASPSSGGTRMQEGTVAFLQMVKIAAAVELHKQAHLPYLVYLRHPTTGGVFASWGSLGHVTAAEPGAMIGFLGPRVYEHLYGEPFPTGIQTAENLHRHGVIDGVVPVEILRSTLDRTLKVLSDQPGLPPQAPEAESIEDVPAWDSVEASRRPDRPGIGYLLRHGTTERVLLSGSGGHGEAATTLLALARFGGQPAVVVGQQRGVGRGLAGPQALREARRGMALAAGLRLPLVLVIDTPGPALSAEAEEGGLAGEIARCLAQLVTLDTPTVSVLLGQGSGGPALAMVPSDRVLAALHGWLAPLPPEGASAIVFRDVDHAPELAAAQGIRSADLLRNGIVDAIVPEHTDAADTPLEFTGRLSATIAAELVALRPLSSEDRLVSRLKRYREIGLPS; this comes from the coding sequence ATGAGCCGGATCGGTGCCATGGCCCTCCGAGATGCCGTCCTCGACGAGGGGTCATTCGTCAGTTGGGACGTGACCCCGCTCGACGTCGACGCCGACGCCCGATACCGCCGCGAACTCGCGGCCGCAAGGGCGGCGACCGGGCTCGACGAATCGGTGCTGACCGGCGAGGGAACGGTCTACGGCCGCCGCATCGCCGTCATCGCCAGCGAGTTCGACTTCCTCGCCGGATCGATCGGCGTGGCCGCGGCCGAGCGAATCACCGCGGCCGTCGAGCGGGCCACCGCCGAGCGCCTTCCCCTGGTCGCGTCACCGAGTTCCGGTGGCACCCGCATGCAGGAGGGCACCGTGGCCTTCCTGCAGATGGTCAAGATCGCCGCAGCGGTCGAGCTGCACAAGCAGGCGCACCTCCCCTACCTGGTGTATCTGCGGCATCCCACGACGGGCGGGGTGTTCGCGTCGTGGGGTTCGCTGGGCCACGTCACCGCGGCCGAGCCGGGTGCGATGATCGGGTTCCTCGGGCCCCGCGTGTACGAGCACCTGTACGGCGAACCGTTCCCGACCGGCATCCAGACGGCCGAGAACCTGCACCGCCACGGCGTGATCGACGGGGTGGTCCCCGTCGAGATACTGCGCTCGACGTTGGACCGCACCCTCAAGGTGCTGTCGGACCAGCCGGGCTTGCCGCCGCAGGCACCCGAAGCGGAGTCCATCGAGGACGTCCCCGCCTGGGATTCGGTGGAGGCGTCGCGTCGACCCGACCGGCCGGGCATCGGCTACCTGCTGCGGCACGGCACCACCGAACGGGTGCTGCTGTCGGGTTCCGGCGGGCATGGCGAGGCGGCGACGACGTTACTTGCCCTGGCGCGGTTCGGCGGCCAGCCCGCGGTGGTGGTCGGGCAGCAGCGCGGGGTCGGCAGGGGGCTGGCCGGCCCGCAGGCTCTGCGCGAGGCGCGGCGGGGGATGGCGTTGGCCGCGGGGTTGCGACTACCGCTGGTGCTCGTCATAGACACACCCGGGCCCGCGTTGTCGGCCGAAGCCGAGGAGGGCGGTCTGGCTGGCGAGATCGCCAGGTGTCTCGCGCAACTCGTCACGCTGGACACCCCGACGGTGTCGGTCCTGCTCGGCCAGGGCAGTGGCGGCCCGGCCCTGGCGATGGTGCCCTCCGATCGCGTCCTCGCGGCCCTGCACGGCTGGCTGGCGCCGCTGCCACCGGAAGGCGCCAGTGCGATCGTCTTCCGCGACGTCGATCACGCTCCTGAACTCGCAGCGGCACAAGGTATCCGGTCGGCAGACCTGTTGCGCAACGGTATCGTCGATGCCATCGTGCCCGAGCACACCGACGCCGCCGACACGCCGTTGGAGTTCACCGGCCGCCTCTCGGCCACCATCGCCGCCGAGTTGGTTGCCCTGCGACCTCTCAGCTCCGAGGACCGTCTGGTGTCGCGACTGAAGCGATATCGCGAGATCGGGCTGCCTTCCTAG
- a CDS encoding enoyl-CoA hydratase produces MIGVTRDGAVLTLEMQRPERRNALNSELVDGLREAIEKAADQEVRAIVLTGGGHVFSSGADLSGGQGVADELPEKAKALNITIDQAPIPVIGAVNGPAIGAGVILSMICDLRVVAPEAYFQFPVAKYGIALDNWSIRRLASLVGAGRARGMLLAAERLTADDALQTGMANRIGTLADAQSWAKEIAGFAPLALQHAKRVLNDDGAYEDPWPTHQELFDRAWSSEDIIEAQVARIEKRPAKFKGA; encoded by the coding sequence ATGATTGGTGTGACCCGCGACGGTGCCGTACTGACCTTGGAGATGCAGCGACCCGAGCGACGCAATGCGCTCAACTCCGAACTCGTCGACGGATTGCGGGAGGCGATCGAGAAGGCCGCCGACCAAGAGGTGCGGGCGATCGTCCTCACCGGCGGGGGACACGTGTTCAGTTCGGGTGCGGACCTCTCCGGTGGCCAGGGCGTCGCCGACGAGCTGCCGGAGAAGGCGAAGGCGCTCAACATCACCATCGATCAGGCGCCGATACCGGTCATCGGCGCGGTCAACGGACCTGCCATCGGCGCCGGTGTGATCCTTTCGATGATCTGCGATCTGCGCGTCGTCGCTCCCGAGGCATACTTCCAGTTCCCCGTCGCCAAATACGGCATCGCACTGGACAATTGGAGCATCCGCCGACTCGCGTCACTGGTCGGCGCCGGACGGGCGCGCGGCATGCTCCTGGCCGCCGAGCGATTGACCGCCGACGACGCCCTGCAGACCGGCATGGCGAACCGCATCGGCACCCTGGCCGACGCGCAGTCCTGGGCCAAGGAGATCGCCGGGTTCGCGCCGCTGGCACTGCAGCACGCCAAGCGCGTGCTCAACGACGACGGCGCCTACGAGGATCCCTGGCCGACCCATCAGGAGCTCTTCGACCGAGCGTGGTCGAGCGAGGACATCATCGAAGCGCAGGTCGCCCGCATCGAGAAGCGGCCCGCGAAGTTCAAGGGCGCCTAG